In a single window of the Streptacidiphilus sp. P02-A3a genome:
- a CDS encoding helix-turn-helix domain-containing protein, with the protein MGEIKSRLNRLFETRQHPSGRQFTNQEVADLTTETGDPSSGVSASLIQKLRSGAKGNPTAGTLKALAAAFQVRASYFIDDEAAEPEGDSPATRQDLEQLIKDEDVRNLALRADGLSKATLSALAGFIERARSLEGLEDGQAERPPGS; encoded by the coding sequence TTGGGAGAGATCAAGTCCAGACTGAACCGCCTGTTCGAGACCCGTCAGCACCCGAGCGGTCGGCAGTTCACGAACCAGGAGGTGGCCGACCTCACGACCGAGACTGGCGACCCGTCGTCGGGCGTCAGCGCAAGCTTGATCCAGAAGCTGCGCAGCGGCGCCAAGGGGAATCCGACCGCAGGCACGCTCAAGGCCCTGGCGGCGGCTTTCCAGGTGCGGGCGAGCTACTTCATCGACGACGAGGCCGCCGAACCCGAGGGCGATTCGCCAGCCACCCGGCAAGACCTGGAGCAGCTGATCAAGGACGAGGATGTCCGAAACCTTGCCCTCCGCGCCGACGGCCTATCCAAGGCGACTCTCTCGGCTCTCGCCGGCTTCATCGAGCGAGCCCGATCCCTGGAGGGGCTCGAAGATGGACAGGCGGAGAGGCCGCCAGGGTCCTGA
- a CDS encoding transcriptional regulator, translating to MLAMPSGTLACPDAARQQRLAAQLADMIPGAATIRVSLNDPTQQWPHPHAIAKDAAGETIDLNRTTSRVAARWILRVWPGLDWNRAHTFDLATATLTRSDLAAAGRGR from the coding sequence ATGCTCGCCATGCCGAGCGGAACCCTGGCCTGCCCGGACGCGGCCCGCCAGCAGCGCCTCGCGGCCCAGCTCGCCGACATGATCCCCGGCGCGGCCACCATCCGGGTCAGCCTGAACGACCCGACGCAGCAGTGGCCCCACCCGCACGCGATCGCCAAGGATGCGGCCGGGGAGACGATCGACCTGAACCGGACGACCAGCCGGGTCGCGGCTCGGTGGATCCTGCGGGTCTGGCCGGGCCTGGACTGGAACCGGGCCCACACCTTCGACCTCGCCACCGCAACCCTCACCCGCAGCGACCTCGCCGCTGCCGGTCGGGGCCGCTGA
- a CDS encoding ATP-binding protein — protein sequence MRTRTREPQTLGSEGTLDRMARILAARNIDPATVAALAEEHEPFSLLDLLSAGMPPRYQGAVADHPTVLAWARDVAEAAVAPSVGARRQVTTGPSLLMAGVVGAGKTYQAYGAVRHLVQSGLGVRWRATTAADLYAELRPRPGTDSERELAAVARCPLLILDDLGAAKASDWTEEITYRLINRRYTHMLPTLITTNLRISDLRAYLGDRVASRLVEMTTRVEFEPVDRRRHRTAA from the coding sequence ATGCGCACCCGTACCCGCGAACCGCAGACCCTCGGCAGCGAGGGCACCCTGGACCGGATGGCCCGCATCCTGGCCGCCCGCAACATCGACCCGGCGACTGTCGCAGCGCTGGCCGAGGAGCACGAGCCCTTCTCGCTGCTGGACCTCCTGTCCGCCGGGATGCCCCCGCGCTACCAGGGCGCGGTCGCCGACCACCCGACGGTCCTGGCCTGGGCCCGGGACGTCGCCGAGGCAGCGGTCGCCCCCAGCGTGGGAGCCCGGCGACAGGTCACCACCGGGCCGAGCCTGCTGATGGCCGGGGTCGTCGGCGCGGGCAAGACGTACCAGGCGTACGGCGCGGTCCGGCACCTGGTGCAGAGCGGGCTCGGGGTGCGCTGGCGCGCGACCACGGCCGCCGACCTGTACGCCGAGCTGCGCCCGCGCCCCGGCACGGACAGCGAGCGGGAGCTGGCAGCCGTGGCCCGGTGCCCGCTGCTGATCCTGGACGACCTGGGCGCGGCCAAGGCCAGCGACTGGACCGAGGAGATCACCTACCGGCTGATCAACCGCCGGTACACCCACATGCTCCCCACGCTGATCACCACCAACCTGCGCATCAGCGACCTACGCGCCTACCTCGGCGACCGCGTCGCCTCCCGCCTGGTGGAGATGACCACCCGGGTCGAGTTCGAGCCGGTCGACCGCAGACGCCACCGCACCGCTGCCTGA
- a CDS encoding WhiB family transcriptional regulator, producing MTTTTISPAHHRSLGDHTWQDDAVCHPTEYNPVDPEIFFPEPDETDKITAAKALCAQCPVRQNCLDSALEGSDTHGIRGGMTQEEREPLHENLANRLDYSRVSAIVAGRDIHLTKAERRAVVHAAYRHGVSEQRLAWLLKITEEHAQKLYRETRRALRNRHLEQTTTTTPPPRPTADP from the coding sequence ATGACCACCACGACGATCAGCCCTGCCCACCACCGGTCGCTCGGCGACCACACCTGGCAGGACGACGCCGTCTGCCACCCCACCGAGTACAACCCGGTGGACCCCGAAATCTTCTTCCCCGAGCCGGACGAGACCGACAAGATCACCGCCGCGAAGGCACTGTGCGCCCAGTGCCCGGTCCGCCAGAACTGCCTGGACTCCGCCCTCGAAGGCAGTGACACCCACGGCATCCGGGGTGGGATGACCCAGGAGGAGCGCGAACCGCTGCACGAGAACCTCGCCAACCGTCTGGACTACAGCCGCGTCAGCGCCATCGTTGCCGGGCGCGACATTCACCTCACCAAGGCCGAGCGCCGCGCGGTCGTCCACGCCGCCTACCGCCACGGCGTCAGCGAGCAGCGCCTGGCCTGGCTCCTGAAGATCACCGAGGAGCACGCCCAGAAGCTCTATCGCGAGACCCGCCGCGCCCTGCGCAACCGACACCTGGAACAGACCACGACGACCACACCACCCCCGAGACCGACGGCGGACCCCTGA
- a CDS encoding DUF2637 domain-containing protein codes for MSTPEAAPVTGWDRAVVIALGGAGCALSYDALQQMAVAIHVRGFLTYLFPVVIDGFIAYGIRALMVLRDAPLRARLYVWALFGTATAASIWANALHAVRLNQEAAATAGLRLGNTVVAVLSTIAPLALAGAVHLYILIARGPVKDSDRGDLGQAGHLGQADRPESVAVTRTDRSGQQQPPAGQVSPGHPATALTDLPRPSVDRQTSTPRSLTGDSDPTSTSGPGTGHHELPRQAADLPGQPDTARPVTDHPVGIDPVTDHQDSPRPITPQPVSGPGTPVTGDRRADPDTDELLEIARSAVRAEDKLTRKVVAQAIRGQQIPLSSDTLTALMVQLREQHGQPVTTARN; via the coding sequence ATGAGCACGCCCGAAGCAGCTCCCGTCACCGGCTGGGACCGCGCGGTCGTCATCGCCCTGGGCGGCGCAGGCTGCGCCCTGTCCTACGACGCCCTGCAGCAGATGGCCGTGGCCATCCACGTCCGGGGCTTCCTGACCTACCTCTTCCCGGTGGTGATCGACGGCTTCATCGCCTACGGCATCCGGGCCCTGATGGTCTTGCGCGACGCGCCCCTGCGCGCCCGGCTCTACGTTTGGGCGCTCTTCGGCACGGCCACCGCCGCCAGCATCTGGGCTAACGCCCTGCACGCGGTCAGGCTCAACCAGGAGGCCGCCGCGACCGCTGGTCTCCGGCTGGGCAACACGGTGGTCGCGGTGCTGTCCACCATCGCTCCGCTCGCCCTGGCCGGAGCGGTCCACCTCTACATCCTCATCGCCCGCGGACCGGTCAAGGACAGTGACCGAGGCGACCTCGGCCAGGCCGGTCACCTCGGTCAGGCTGACCGACCCGAGAGCGTCGCGGTCACCCGCACTGACCGGTCCGGTCAGCAGCAGCCCCCGGCCGGTCAGGTCAGCCCCGGTCACCCGGCCACCGCCCTGACCGACCTGCCCCGACCGTCCGTGGACAGGCAGACCTCCACGCCTCGGTCACTGACCGGGGACAGCGACCCGACCAGTACCAGTGGCCCGGGCACCGGTCACCACGAGCTGCCGCGACAGGCCGCTGACCTGCCCGGACAGCCGGACACCGCACGGCCGGTCACTGACCACCCGGTCGGCATCGACCCGGTCACCGACCACCAGGACAGCCCCCGGCCGATCACTCCGCAGCCGGTCAGCGGCCCCGGCACGCCGGTCACCGGTGACCGGCGGGCTGACCCGGACACCGACGAGCTGCTGGAAATCGCCCGGTCAGCGGTCAGGGCCGAGGACAAGCTCACCCGCAAGGTGGTCGCCCAGGCGATCCGAGGTCAGCAGATCCCGCTGTCCAGCGACACGCTGACCGCCCTGATGGTCCAGCTCCGCGAGCAGCACGGACAGCCGGTCACCACCGCCCGGAACTGA
- a CDS encoding mobilization protein yields the protein MVPKIRRGSRTHGLLVYLYGPGKRDEHTDPHLVGSWDGFAPDPGRDTSPDPDPKATLARLAAALDLRVKQAGTKAPAEHVWHCSVRTDPGDRTLTDAEWNTVARRLVHAVSLAPEGDPDGCRWIAVRHAEDHIHILATMVRGDLRRPRMNYDFKKAQAECRRIEEEMGLRHLKPGDGTGAKTPTSAERFKAERTGRTEPPRETLREAVRQALAGAATEEEFFTRLREAGLRVRIRNAPSGDATGYNVALPGDRNRDGQPIWFPGSKLAPDLSLPKIRQRLADGIADPTTPPSGTSGRPDWSPPARERRSATAVAEHAASVLDSDDDEAAAHLVGFGELLDAVAQTSPAATRTELGAAARAFERATRSHVRAERADTRAIRSAARGIIQAGSALGRGEDGGTTAMLLSTLVLVALAAARWHSARGHAQQAAASQQTAQHLRAAYRQAAATPMQALRDQGRALPAAERRTYEATIRAALPEAMPQAEGSPRTEALAATLAQVEQAGHDPKALLQQAIDLRELDTADNVNDVLVWRLIRLAQLPTQPSEATRRPLTATRQPNPATNRTTTTRTAPPTPARPTGADPHNRPPRR from the coding sequence ATGGTCCCCAAGATCCGACGCGGCTCGCGCACCCACGGTCTCCTGGTCTACCTGTACGGACCCGGCAAGCGCGACGAGCACACCGACCCCCACCTCGTCGGCAGTTGGGACGGCTTCGCCCCCGACCCCGGCCGCGACACCAGCCCCGACCCCGACCCCAAGGCCACCCTGGCCCGGCTCGCCGCCGCCCTGGACCTACGCGTCAAGCAGGCCGGCACCAAGGCCCCGGCCGAACATGTCTGGCACTGCTCGGTCCGCACCGACCCCGGCGACCGAACCCTGACCGACGCCGAGTGGAACACCGTCGCCCGCCGCCTGGTCCACGCCGTCAGCCTCGCCCCCGAGGGCGACCCGGACGGCTGCCGCTGGATCGCCGTACGCCACGCCGAGGACCACATCCACATCCTGGCCACCATGGTCCGAGGCGACCTGCGCCGCCCCAGGATGAACTACGACTTCAAGAAGGCCCAGGCCGAATGCCGCCGCATCGAAGAAGAGATGGGCCTGCGCCACCTCAAGCCCGGCGACGGCACCGGAGCCAAGACCCCCACCAGCGCCGAGCGCTTCAAAGCCGAGCGCACCGGACGCACCGAACCACCACGCGAAACGCTGCGCGAAGCCGTCCGCCAGGCACTGGCCGGAGCCGCCACCGAAGAGGAGTTCTTCACCCGGCTGCGCGAGGCGGGCCTACGCGTCCGGATACGCAACGCCCCCTCCGGCGATGCCACCGGCTACAACGTCGCCCTCCCCGGCGACCGCAACCGCGACGGCCAGCCGATCTGGTTCCCAGGCTCCAAGCTGGCCCCCGACCTGTCCCTGCCCAAGATCCGCCAACGCCTGGCCGACGGGATAGCCGACCCTACGACACCCCCGTCCGGCACCAGCGGCCGACCGGACTGGTCGCCGCCCGCCCGGGAGCGACGCAGCGCCACCGCAGTCGCCGAGCACGCCGCCAGTGTGCTCGACAGCGACGACGACGAAGCCGCAGCCCACCTCGTCGGCTTCGGCGAACTCCTGGACGCGGTCGCCCAGACCTCCCCGGCCGCCACCCGCACCGAGCTGGGCGCAGCCGCCCGCGCCTTCGAACGCGCCACCCGCAGCCACGTCCGAGCCGAACGCGCCGACACCCGGGCGATCCGCTCGGCGGCCCGCGGCATCATCCAGGCCGGCAGTGCACTGGGCCGAGGCGAAGACGGCGGCACCACCGCCATGCTCCTGTCCACCCTGGTCCTGGTCGCCCTCGCCGCCGCCCGCTGGCACTCCGCACGTGGCCACGCCCAGCAGGCCGCCGCCTCCCAGCAGACCGCCCAGCACCTGCGAGCCGCCTACCGCCAGGCCGCCGCCACACCCATGCAGGCCCTGCGCGACCAAGGCCGCGCCCTGCCCGCAGCCGAACGCCGGACCTACGAGGCCACCATCCGTGCGGCCCTGCCGGAAGCCATGCCGCAGGCGGAGGGCTCGCCCAGGACCGAGGCTCTGGCCGCCACCCTCGCCCAGGTGGAGCAGGCAGGCCACGACCCCAAGGCCCTCCTGCAGCAGGCCATCGACCTGCGCGAACTCGACACCGCCGACAACGTCAACGACGTCCTGGTCTGGCGACTGATCCGCCTCGCCCAACTCCCCACCCAGCCCAGCGAAGCGACCCGCCGCCCGCTGACCGCCACCCGACAGCCCAACCCTGCGACCAACCGCACCACCACCACCCGAACGGCACCCCCGACCCCGGCCCGCCCCACCGGTGCCGACCCGCACAACCGCCCACCGCGCCGCTGA
- a CDS encoding tyrosine-type recombinase/integrase yields the protein MSRAVDLPGAAHLVLADGVVHLDPEPAVFEAMLDGWTLQQRARFLDWEQTIKPRLRLIRRFAEFTNEYPWQWTPMEAEAFIDHLRSRRERFAVSTGRSYQNALRLFCDYVTDARYGWPLRCHERFGAVPAQILHEWNTITHSSDYEGRPERRPLTYDEVQALFDAADGRVEEIRARRRKGSMAALRDSVTLKTVYAFGLRRQEACWLDLPDLRRNPKAAEYGRIGALFVRYGKASKGGPPKRRTVLTVPEFDWIVEVLERYLEEVRPAFAPAQHPALWVTDRRGRLSLRRLDEAFETARVLAGLPEELDLHCLRHSYVTHLVEFDYPERFVQEQVGHLYASTTALYTGVSDDYRTRLVQRALQARHAGLWEAKA from the coding sequence ATGAGTCGAGCGGTCGATCTACCGGGTGCTGCCCACCTGGTGCTGGCTGATGGCGTCGTGCATCTGGACCCCGAACCAGCGGTCTTCGAGGCGATGCTTGACGGCTGGACGTTGCAGCAAAGAGCCCGCTTCCTGGACTGGGAACAGACGATCAAGCCCCGGCTGAGGTTGATCCGTCGGTTCGCGGAGTTCACCAATGAGTACCCGTGGCAGTGGACTCCGATGGAGGCGGAGGCGTTCATCGATCACCTCCGTTCGCGGCGCGAGCGCTTCGCTGTCTCGACGGGCCGCAGCTATCAGAATGCGCTCCGGCTGTTCTGCGACTACGTGACGGATGCCCGCTATGGGTGGCCGCTGCGCTGCCATGAGCGGTTCGGGGCGGTGCCCGCGCAGATCCTGCACGAGTGGAACACGATCACGCATTCAAGCGACTACGAGGGACGGCCGGAGCGGCGGCCGTTGACGTACGACGAGGTCCAGGCGTTGTTCGACGCGGCCGACGGTCGGGTGGAGGAGATCCGGGCTCGACGCCGCAAGGGCTCGATGGCGGCGCTTCGGGACTCGGTCACGTTGAAGACGGTCTACGCCTTCGGGCTGCGCCGACAGGAGGCGTGCTGGCTGGACCTGCCGGATCTGCGGCGCAATCCGAAAGCGGCAGAGTACGGGCGGATCGGTGCGCTGTTCGTGCGCTACGGCAAGGCGTCGAAGGGCGGGCCGCCCAAGCGGCGCACCGTCCTGACCGTGCCGGAGTTCGACTGGATCGTAGAGGTGCTGGAGCGCTACCTGGAGGAGGTCCGCCCGGCGTTCGCACCCGCGCAGCATCCGGCACTTTGGGTGACGGACCGGCGCGGGCGGCTGTCGTTGCGTCGCCTCGACGAGGCGTTCGAGACCGCCCGGGTGCTGGCGGGCTTACCGGAGGAACTGGACCTGCACTGCCTGAGGCATTCGTATGTCACGCATCTGGTGGAGTTCGACTACCCCGAGAGGTTCGTCCAGGAGCAGGTCGGCCATCTCTACGCCTCGACGACCGCACTGTATACCGGCGTGTCCGACGACTACCGCACTCGTTTGGTGCAGAGGGCGCTCCAAGCGCGGCACGCCGGATTGTGGGAGGCCAAGGCGTGA
- a CDS encoding helix-turn-helix transcriptional regulator, whose amino-acid sequence MIRKTGFHWNLRKLMAQQEMFQTADLVPLLAERGVRLSREQVFRLVTQPPQRLSMDTLVALCDVLGCGVEELIEVVAVEEKVRKTGTGPDRAGPAPEPRRTTIRRPGPA is encoded by the coding sequence GTGATCAGGAAGACCGGATTCCATTGGAATCTAAGGAAGTTGATGGCCCAGCAGGAGATGTTCCAGACAGCTGACCTGGTTCCCCTGCTGGCGGAGCGCGGGGTCCGGCTGTCACGCGAACAGGTGTTCCGACTGGTGACCCAGCCGCCGCAGCGGCTGTCCATGGACACGCTGGTCGCGCTGTGCGACGTGCTGGGGTGCGGCGTCGAGGAACTGATCGAGGTGGTCGCTGTCGAGGAGAAGGTCCGCAAGACCGGCACCGGACCCGACCGGGCCGGGCCCGCCCCGGAGCCGCGCCGCACCACGATCCGCCGGCCAGGACCCGCATGA
- a CDS encoding DCL family protein, with protein MAEFRIGDRVFRTKGEALEAVQALRNRYTVGGRVNRPEDDAFLRDLLDLHDFAAAKIGCGVDHFIIDDPYLGKSSGFRIIRTDGSDMDFSFRHIIYPKKARTEVLGALRAEINDITSSYFESRRQEGTLISDKSGDALDPEHCRVSHHFRGPRFVEIAAEFIGPDGNWESVAITSSDEEGVALLADPEVRQRWREHYSGRKVLALLAEDEHKQLGSGRRTSRP; from the coding sequence ATGGCTGAGTTTCGGATCGGCGACCGCGTCTTCCGCACCAAGGGTGAAGCACTTGAGGCCGTCCAGGCCCTGCGGAACCGCTACACCGTGGGCGGGAGGGTCAACCGGCCGGAGGACGACGCGTTTCTTCGAGATCTGCTCGATCTGCACGATTTTGCCGCTGCCAAGATCGGCTGCGGAGTGGACCACTTCATCATCGATGACCCCTACCTGGGAAAGTCGTCGGGCTTCCGCATCATCCGCACTGACGGCTCGGATATGGACTTCTCCTTCCGTCATATCATCTACCCGAAGAAGGCCCGCACGGAGGTCTTGGGCGCACTGCGTGCCGAGATCAACGACATCACCAGCAGTTACTTTGAGAGCCGTAGGCAGGAGGGCACTCTCATCTCGGACAAGTCGGGCGACGCCCTCGACCCTGAGCACTGCCGGGTCAGCCACCACTTTCGCGGCCCGCGCTTTGTCGAAATCGCGGCCGAGTTCATCGGCCCAGATGGCAACTGGGAGTCAGTCGCGATCACGTCCTCAGATGAGGAGGGCGTCGCCCTCCTCGCTGACCCCGAGGTACGTCAGCGGTGGCGAGAACACTACAGCGGGCGCAAGGTACTCGCGCTGCTCGCCGAGGACGAACACAAGCAACTCGGCTCGGGGCGCAGAACCTCTCGTCCGTGA
- a CDS encoding IPT/TIG domain-containing protein yields MFSTTRSRPPIARGASRLVALASAGSLALVGLVALAAPAQASTGVCGAPVASGATTTITCTAGGAGSVTVPADVTGAAVTLQGAGGGAWGSVPGGKGALVTASLAVTAGQVLDVNVGSQGQNGVAGASYIAPAQGGGLVDVTTSTGTALLTAGSGGGASEPSGGPLPQAGNPGGDSGSAGTAGTAAAGAGGGGAGGAGTATAGGAGGAGGSGLGPGASGSAGSFPNAAGGTLTGNTYVPAGVGGYGGAGYGSGGAGGGGAADYDGSSIVGGGGGSGGGGSSLTTSTYPGATSTLTDGYNAGDGSIVFTFTQDAPTVTAVSPTTGPAAGGTVVTVTGTNFTGETSVTFGAGNPATAVTCTDTTCTATAPAGTPGTVDVQVTTPGGTSATSSADQYTYIAAPAVIAVSPGAGPLAGGTTVTITGTGLAGATAVTFGAGNPATAVTCTATTCTATAPAESAGTVDVQVTTPGGTSATSSADQYTYTAAPTVTAVSPSSGPAGGGTTVTVTGTNLAGVTAINFGTGNPATAVSCTATTCTATTPAGSAGTVDVQVTAPGGTSATSSADQYTYVAAPVVIAVSPGAGPLAGGTTVTITGTGLAGATAVTFGAGHPATAVSCTATTCTATTPAESAGTVDVRVTTVGGTSATSSADRYTYVAAPTVTSVSPATGTTAGGTTVTITGTNLTGATALTFGSTNATSFTCATATTCTATTPPGTAGTVDVRVTTVGGTSATSSADHYTYVTPFTFTGFLLPVLNPPFLNPRVAGLPVPVPFSLHGNKGLGVTAAGSPTSQPVNCATHAPTGTPTATTLTYIPLLGIYTYNWKTPTTYHGTCQQFTLTLTDRSTHTAYFAF; encoded by the coding sequence ATGTTCTCGACCACCCGATCCCGTCCACCGATCGCCCGCGGTGCCTCGCGCTTAGTGGCGCTGGCCTCCGCCGGGTCCCTGGCCCTGGTCGGCCTGGTGGCGCTGGCCGCCCCGGCGCAGGCGTCCACCGGGGTGTGCGGCGCCCCGGTCGCCTCCGGTGCCACGACCACCATCACCTGTACGGCAGGGGGCGCCGGCAGCGTCACCGTGCCGGCCGACGTCACCGGCGCAGCGGTCACCCTGCAAGGTGCCGGCGGCGGGGCCTGGGGCAGCGTGCCCGGAGGCAAGGGCGCGCTGGTGACCGCGAGCCTGGCCGTCACCGCCGGGCAGGTCCTCGACGTCAACGTCGGATCCCAGGGCCAAAACGGTGTAGCCGGGGCCAGCTATATCGCCCCCGCACAGGGTGGCGGCCTGGTCGATGTGACGACGTCGACCGGCACTGCCCTGCTGACCGCCGGATCCGGCGGCGGCGCCAGCGAGCCCTCGGGCGGACCGCTTCCGCAGGCCGGCAATCCCGGTGGCGACAGCGGCAGCGCGGGGACCGCCGGCACCGCAGCCGCCGGGGCCGGTGGCGGCGGCGCGGGCGGCGCCGGTACCGCGACCGCGGGCGGCGCGGGCGGTGCGGGCGGCAGCGGCCTGGGCCCGGGTGCCTCGGGCAGCGCCGGGTCCTTCCCCAACGCCGCAGGCGGCACTCTCACCGGCAACACCTACGTCCCGGCCGGGGTCGGGGGGTACGGAGGCGCCGGCTACGGCTCCGGCGGAGCCGGCGGCGGGGGCGCGGCCGACTACGACGGAAGCTCCATAGTCGGGGGAGGCGGCGGCAGCGGCGGCGGCGGTTCCAGCCTGACCACCAGCACCTACCCCGGGGCCACCTCGACCCTGACCGACGGCTACAACGCGGGCGACGGCTCCATCGTGTTCACCTTCACCCAGGACGCGCCCACCGTCACCGCCGTCAGCCCGACAACCGGCCCGGCAGCCGGGGGCACGGTGGTGACTGTCACCGGCACGAACTTCACCGGCGAAACCTCGGTCACCTTCGGCGCGGGCAACCCGGCCACAGCCGTGACGTGCACCGACACCACCTGCACCGCCACCGCCCCCGCCGGAACCCCCGGCACTGTGGACGTGCAGGTCACCACCCCCGGCGGGACCAGCGCCACCAGCAGCGCCGACCAGTACACCTACATCGCCGCACCCGCGGTGATCGCCGTCAGTCCCGGTGCCGGTCCGCTCGCGGGCGGCACCACCGTCACGATCACCGGCACCGGCCTGGCCGGCGCGACCGCTGTGACCTTCGGGGCCGGGAACCCGGCCACAGCCGTGACCTGCACCGCCACCACTTGCACCGCCACCGCCCCTGCCGAGAGCGCCGGAACCGTGGACGTGCAGGTCACCACCCCCGGCGGGACCAGCGCCACCAGCAGCGCCGACCAGTACACCTACACCGCCGCACCCACCGTCACCGCCGTCAGCCCCTCGTCCGGCCCGGCCGGCGGCGGCACCACGGTCACCGTCACCGGCACCAACCTCGCCGGCGTCACCGCGATCAACTTCGGGACCGGGAACCCGGCCACCGCCGTGTCCTGCACCGCCACCACCTGCACCGCCACCACCCCCGCCGGTTCGGCGGGGACGGTTGATGTCCAGGTCACCGCTCCGGGCGGGACCAGTGCAACCAGCAGCGCCGACCAGTACACCTACGTCGCCGCACCCGTGGTGATCGCCGTCAGTCCCGGTGCCGGTCCGCTCGCGGGCGGCACCACCGTCACGATCACCGGCACCGGCCTGGCCGGCGCGACCGCTGTGACCTTCGGCGCGGGCCACCCGGCCACCGCCGTCTCGTGCACCGCCACCACCTGCACCGCCACCACCCCCGCCGAGAGCGCCGGAACCGTGGACGTGCGGGTCACCACGGTCGGCGGAACCAGCGCCACCAGCAGCGCCGACCGCTACACCTACGTTGCCGCACCCACGGTGACCTCGGTCAGCCCCGCCACCGGCACCACCGCCGGCGGCACCACCGTCACGATCACCGGCACCAACCTGACCGGCGCCACCGCGCTCACCTTCGGCAGCACCAACGCCACCAGCTTCACCTGCGCGACAGCCACCACGTGCACCGCCACCACCCCGCCCGGCACCGCCGGAACCGTGGACGTGCGGGTCACCACGGTCGGCGGAACCAGCGCCACCAGCAGCGCCGACCACTACACCTACGTCACCCCCTTCACCTTCACCGGATTCCTGCTGCCCGTGCTGAACCCGCCCTTCCTGAATCCCCGGGTCGCGGGCCTGCCCGTACCGGTCCCGTTCAGCCTGCACGGCAACAAGGGTCTGGGCGTCACCGCCGCCGGATCCCCCACCAGCCAGCCCGTCAACTGCGCCACCCACGCCCCCACCGGCACCCCCACCGCCACCACCCTCACCTACATCCCCCTGCTCGGGATCTACACCTACAACTGGAAGACCCCCACCACCTACCACGGCACCTGCCAGCAGTTCACCCTCACCCTGACCGACCGCAGCACCCACACCGCCTACTTCGCCTTCTAA
- a CDS encoding sigma-70 region 4 domain-containing protein has protein sequence MADDQQLWGYPEIAAHLGISVRAARSRKSRGTIPDPDDTSVPDRPRWRPTTFQDWRPLGRGFRSDLHGTAARGIEPTG, from the coding sequence ATGGCCGACGACCAGCAGCTCTGGGGGTATCCGGAGATCGCCGCTCACCTGGGCATCAGCGTCCGCGCCGCCCGCAGCCGCAAGAGCCGGGGCACCATACCTGACCCCGACGACACCAGCGTTCCGGACCGGCCGCGCTGGAGGCCCACCACCTTCCAGGACTGGCGACCCCTCGGACGAGGATTCCGCAGCGACCTGCACGGCACCGCTGCTCGCGGGATCGAGCCGACCGGCTGA
- a CDS encoding esterase produces MPNGVSGALVQRVSAQPDGPLDVAWLALDAPRLPLGRVRLHWEPAPIAGWDVTAHLGLATTEVHLASWPAAPDDWPRLIRPTVHEVLGLCAALAVATAALDLSNRLAQV; encoded by the coding sequence ATGCCGAACGGCGTGAGCGGCGCGCTCGTCCAGCGCGTCTCGGCCCAGCCGGACGGGCCGCTCGACGTCGCCTGGCTCGCCCTCGATGCCCCCAGACTCCCACTCGGCCGCGTCCGCCTGCACTGGGAGCCCGCCCCCATCGCAGGCTGGGACGTCACGGCCCACCTGGGCCTGGCCACCACCGAGGTGCACCTCGCCTCCTGGCCCGCCGCGCCGGACGACTGGCCGCGCCTGATCCGCCCGACCGTCCACGAGGTCCTCGGCCTCTGCGCCGCCCTCGCCGTCGCGACCGCCGCCCTCGACCTGTCGAACCGCCTCGCCCAGGTCTGA
- a CDS encoding DUF317 domain-containing protein: MNTPAALLPALVRPAVEERSWLSSDHCAGPVLDLLDALGWAIVATPEANVHITSPDGRVYVGWLPEDSDAWKRGTVWQVRVQPTEGDPWVQEFGLHTPSEAVAGFLAALIARPSR, encoded by the coding sequence GTGAACACCCCCGCCGCCCTCCTGCCCGCCCTCGTCCGCCCCGCCGTGGAGGAGCGCTCCTGGCTCTCCTCGGACCACTGCGCGGGCCCCGTGCTCGACCTCCTCGACGCCCTCGGCTGGGCGATCGTCGCCACCCCGGAGGCGAACGTCCACATCACGAGTCCGGACGGTCGCGTCTACGTCGGCTGGCTCCCCGAAGACTCCGACGCCTGGAAGCGCGGCACCGTCTGGCAGGTCCGGGTCCAGCCCACCGAAGGCGACCCGTGGGTCCAGGAGTTCGGCCTCCACACCCCCTCCGAGGCCGTCGCCGGATTCCTCGCCGCGCTCATCGCGCGCCCCAGCCGCTGA